One Nicotiana sylvestris chromosome 12, ASM39365v2, whole genome shotgun sequence genomic window carries:
- the LOC104215227 gene encoding uncharacterized protein: protein MAITDDENNHPPANESPTISAFMRIDLLGKSKLGFVDGRYPKSKFEPDLHDQWEKVNVVVLSWIMNAVRPGLLSTIVYASKAHKVLEDLKERFDKVNGSRVIHLHREIHTLIQGTMSVAYYFSKHRELWDEFDAFMPCPGCPCPESKKGPVTARGNPRPQKKIPQCDYCHCKGHTKEIYYKLVGYPSDFKSKKKGDSLGV from the exons ATGGCAATTACAGATGATGAGAACAATCACCCACCTGCAAATGAATCTCCGACAATCAGTGCATTTATGCGGATTGATTTGCTAGGCAAAAGTAAGTTAGGTTTTGTTGATGGAAGGTACCCTAAGTCTAAATTTGAACCTGATCTACATGACCAATGGGAAAAGGTGAATGTTGTAGTTTTGTCGTGGATAATGAATGCAGTACGACCAGGATTGCTAAGTACTATTGTATATGCGTCCAAAGCTCACAAGGTCTTGGAAGATCTAAAGGAAAGGTTTGATAAAGTGAATGGATCTAGAGTCATTCATCTCCACAGGGAGATTCATACTCTCATTCAAGGAACTATGTCTGTTGCTTACTATTTCTCTAAGCATAGAGAATTGTGGGATGAATTTGATGCATTCATGCCTTGCCCTGGGTGTCCATGCCCAGAATCTAAGAA AGGTCCAGTAACTGCAAGGGGAAATCCAAGGCCTCAGAAGAAGATCCCTCAGTGTGATTACTGCCATTGCAAAGGACATACAAAGGAGATCTATTACAAGTTAGTTGGTTACCCCTCAGACTTCAAGTCTAAGAAGAAGGGAGATAGTCTTGGAGTGTAA